A portion of the Streptomyces platensis genome contains these proteins:
- a CDS encoding PD40 domain-containing protein gives MTRRHPVLLVSVATVVLAVLATLAIRHAARPTAAAGAASSVSVAPGPRLIARSTAPGTRDHLISVSADRPGGRRLTSPVSCTRVYASGGTALCLRLEGGLKTYQLAVMDRHLKVRRTLPLVGVPNRARVSPSGRMVAWTVFVAGDSYNGGRFSTRAGILDTRTQRLVPTLEDWHVTLHGKPYTAVDLNIWGVTFAPDDRHFYATLSTKGHRYLVRGDLAHRTLRALRANVECPSLSPDGTRIAFKSARDDQPSHGWRLSVLDVATNRVTPLAETRSVDDQAAWLDGHTVAYALPSGRARADVWRVPADGSGTPRMLLHDADSPAALGGAT, from the coding sequence ATGACCCGGCGTCACCCCGTGCTCCTGGTATCCGTGGCCACCGTCGTCCTCGCCGTCCTGGCGACGCTGGCGATCCGCCATGCCGCCCGGCCCACCGCGGCCGCCGGTGCGGCCTCCTCGGTGTCCGTCGCCCCCGGTCCGCGGCTCATCGCCCGCAGCACGGCTCCCGGCACCCGCGACCATCTGATCTCCGTCAGCGCCGACCGGCCCGGGGGACGGCGCCTCACCTCACCGGTCTCCTGCACCCGCGTTTACGCGTCCGGCGGCACCGCCCTGTGCCTGCGCCTGGAAGGCGGTCTGAAGACCTACCAACTCGCCGTTATGGACCGCCACTTGAAGGTCCGGCGGACCCTTCCGCTGGTCGGGGTGCCCAACCGGGCCCGGGTGTCACCCAGTGGCCGTATGGTCGCCTGGACGGTCTTCGTCGCCGGTGACTCCTACAACGGCGGCCGCTTCTCCACCCGGGCCGGCATCCTCGACACCCGTACGCAGCGGCTCGTCCCGACGCTGGAGGACTGGCACGTCACCCTGCACGGCAAGCCCTACACCGCCGTCGACCTCAACATCTGGGGCGTCACCTTCGCCCCTGATGACCGGCACTTCTACGCGACCCTGTCCACCAAGGGGCACCGTTATCTGGTCCGCGGCGACCTCGCACACCGCACCCTGCGCGCGCTCCGGGCGAACGTCGAGTGCCCCTCGCTGTCCCCCGACGGGACCCGTATCGCCTTCAAATCGGCCCGTGACGACCAGCCCTCCCACGGCTGGCGGCTCTCCGTCCTCGATGTGGCCACGAACCGGGTCACGCCCCTGGCCGAGACGCGGTCCGTGGACGACCAGGCGGCCTGGCTCGACGGGCACACCGTGGCCTACGCCCTGCCCAGCGGGCGCGCCCGCGCCGACGTCTGGCGGGTACCGGCCGACGGCTCGGGCACGCCGCGGATGCTGCTGCACGACGCCGATTCGCCGGCGGCCCTCGGCGGGGCGACCTGA